A region of Rhodanobacteraceae bacterium DNA encodes the following proteins:
- a CDS encoding Signal recognition particle receptor FtsY, which yields MPSLWNKLANRRPPPVPAPRDDEPPVAPSIPARQDTGLPPWHASGPLPNVANGPDDLLSVAPAAAPRRGWRERLADSGFARGLSSLFARNPALSDELLDELEITLLSADVGVNATAELIDDLRRRMHKREFADAAALREALRARLVALLSPVAQPLDPGGRKPFVLLVVGVNGVGKTTTIGKLARRFQQEKRDVLLAAGDTFRAAAVAQLQEWGGRLGVPVCSQGQGADSASVIFDALQMAVAHGKDVMIADTAGRLHTRAGLMDELAKVKRVLGKLDADAPHEVLMVIDGTTGQNAINQVREFINAIGVTGLAVTKLDGTAKGGVVFALAREFALPIRYVGLGERAEDLRPFEARAFVDGLLPAGS from the coding sequence ATGCCGAGCCTCTGGAACAAACTCGCCAACCGCAGACCCCCGCCCGTGCCCGCACCGCGGGACGACGAGCCGCCCGTCGCGCCGAGCATACCCGCGCGGCAGGACACCGGCTTGCCCCCATGGCACGCGTCCGGGCCCTTGCCGAACGTCGCCAACGGCCCGGATGACTTGCTCTCGGTCGCGCCCGCGGCGGCGCCCCGGCGCGGCTGGCGCGAGCGGCTGGCGGACAGCGGCTTCGCCCGCGGGCTGTCGTCGCTGTTCGCGCGCAACCCGGCGCTCTCCGACGAACTGCTGGACGAGCTGGAAATCACCCTGCTCTCGGCCGACGTCGGCGTCAACGCCACCGCGGAACTGATCGACGACCTGCGCCGGCGCATGCACAAGCGCGAATTCGCCGACGCCGCGGCGTTGCGCGAAGCCCTGCGCGCGCGCCTGGTCGCGCTGTTGTCCCCGGTCGCGCAGCCGCTCGATCCGGGCGGGCGCAAGCCGTTCGTGCTGCTGGTGGTCGGGGTCAACGGAGTCGGCAAGACCACCACCATCGGCAAGCTGGCGCGCCGCTTCCAGCAGGAAAAACGCGACGTGCTGCTGGCCGCGGGCGACACCTTCCGCGCGGCTGCAGTCGCGCAACTGCAGGAATGGGGCGGCCGGCTGGGCGTACCGGTGTGTTCGCAGGGACAGGGCGCGGATTCGGCTAGCGTGATCTTCGACGCGCTGCAGATGGCGGTCGCACACGGCAAGGACGTGATGATCGCGGACACCGCCGGACGCCTGCACACCCGCGCGGGATTGATGGACGAACTGGCCAAGGTCAAGCGCGTGCTCGGCAAGCTGGACGCCGACGCGCCGCACGAAGTGCTGATGGTGATCGACGGCACCACCGGGCAGAACGCGATCAACCAGGTGCGCGAGTTCATCAACGCAATCGGCGTCACCGGACTTGCGGTCACCAAGCTCGACGGCACCGCCAAGGGCGGCGTGGTGTTCGCGCTGGCGCGCGAATTCGCGTTGCCGATCCGCTACGTCGGCCTCGGCGAGCGCGCGGAAGACCTGCGCCCGTTCGAAGCGCGCGCCTTCGTCGACGGGCTGCTGCCCGCCGGCAGTTGA
- a CDS encoding 7-carboxy-7-deazaguanine synthase, whose product MYAIKEIFYTLQGEGFHAGRPAVFCRFSGCNLWSGREADRAGAACDFCDTDFVGTDGANGGKFPDAAALADTIAGLWPRDQRENRFVVFTGGEPLLQLDAPLLDAMHARGFECAVETNGTLEAPDGLDWITVSPKGKQPVKLKRASELKLVYPQPTALPERFADFAATHFFLQPMDGPRAADNTRAAVDYCKAHPHWRLSLQTHKYLGIP is encoded by the coding sequence ATGTACGCGATCAAGGAAATCTTCTACACCCTGCAGGGCGAGGGCTTCCATGCCGGACGCCCGGCGGTGTTCTGCCGGTTCTCTGGCTGCAACCTGTGGTCGGGCCGCGAGGCTGATCGCGCGGGCGCGGCGTGCGATTTCTGCGACACCGATTTTGTCGGCACCGACGGCGCGAACGGCGGCAAGTTTCCCGATGCGGCGGCGCTTGCGGACACGATCGCGGGATTGTGGCCGCGGGATCAAAGGGAAAACCGCTTCGTGGTGTTCACCGGCGGCGAACCGCTGCTGCAACTGGATGCGCCGCTGCTGGATGCGATGCACGCGCGCGGCTTCGAGTGCGCGGTCGAAACCAACGGCACGCTGGAAGCGCCGGACGGGCTCGACTGGATCACGGTCAGCCCCAAGGGCAAGCAGCCGGTGAAGCTGAAGCGCGCAAGCGAATTGAAGCTGGTCTACCCGCAGCCCACGGCGCTGCCGGAACGTTTCGCGGATTTCGCCGCGACGCATTTCTTCCTGCAGCCGATGGACGGCCCGCGCGCGGCCGACAACACCCGCGCCGCGGTCGATTACTGCAAGGCGCATCCGCATTGGCGACTCAGCCTGCAAACCCACAAGTATCTCGGTATCCCATGA
- a CDS encoding Phosphopantetheine adenylyltransferase — translation MSVSARRTPAPRQRRKMAQWGMGTAKPTRSNRRIAVYPGTFDPITNGHGDLVSRAAPLFDKVIVAVAKSSGKTPRFELEERVELARAALSGIGNVEVRGFDTLLARFMAECGAGVILRGLRAVSDFEYEFQLASMNRHLIPQAETLFLTPAEEWSFISSSLVREIASLGGDVSDFVHPAVQKALRQRWRKPGREAGPAVPRKSSR, via the coding sequence ATGAGCGTTTCCGCGCGGCGCACACCGGCGCCACGGCAGCGCCGCAAGATGGCACAATGGGGCATGGGGACCGCCAAGCCAACCAGGTCGAATCGTCGCATCGCGGTGTATCCGGGGACCTTCGACCCGATCACCAACGGGCATGGCGACCTGGTGTCGCGCGCGGCGCCGCTGTTCGACAAGGTGATCGTCGCGGTCGCGAAGTCGAGCGGCAAGACGCCGCGTTTCGAGCTCGAAGAGCGGGTTGAACTGGCGCGCGCCGCGTTGTCCGGCATCGGCAATGTCGAGGTGCGCGGGTTCGACACCCTGCTGGCCCGCTTCATGGCCGAGTGCGGGGCAGGGGTGATCCTGCGCGGCCTGCGCGCGGTGTCCGATTTCGAATACGAATTCCAGTTGGCCAGCATGAACCGGCACCTGATCCCGCAGGCCGAAACGCTGTTCCTGACGCCGGCGGAGGAGTGGAGCTTCATCTCTTCCTCGCTGGTGCGCGAGATCGCCAGCCTCGGCGGCGATGTTTCCGATTTTGTCCATCCGGCTGTCCAGAAGGCCTTGCGTCAGCGTTGGCGCAAGCCGGGGAGGGAAGCTGGTCCTGCCGTTCCACGCAAGTCATCGAGGTGA
- a CDS encoding 16S rRNA (guanine(966)-N(2))-methyltransferase yields the protein MNRHRQSTAPPGRIHIIGGRLRGSKLGVPTLPALRPTPQRLRQTLFDWLAPVIEGVRVLDAFAGSGALGIEALSRGARSAVFLERERTQAQAIAADLARLHQDRGEVRCADALQVLAAPAAEQFDIVFADPPFDSGLWTEAAALLEANGWLADDAWVYVEAGVADAWTAPARWRLHRQRDAGAVRGTLFRAGASQA from the coding sequence ATGAACAGACATCGCCAGAGCACGGCGCCGCCAGGACGCATCCATATCATCGGCGGCCGCCTGCGTGGATCGAAGCTGGGCGTGCCGACCCTGCCGGCGTTGCGGCCGACGCCGCAGCGTCTGCGCCAGACCCTGTTCGACTGGCTGGCGCCGGTGATCGAGGGCGTGCGCGTGCTGGACGCATTCGCGGGCAGTGGCGCGCTGGGCATCGAGGCCTTGTCGCGCGGGGCGCGCAGCGCGGTTTTCCTGGAACGCGAGCGCACGCAGGCGCAGGCGATCGCGGCGGATCTCGCGCGGCTGCATCAGGACCGCGGCGAAGTGCGCTGCGCGGACGCACTGCAAGTGCTGGCGGCGCCGGCGGCGGAACAGTTCGACATCGTGTTCGCGGACCCGCCGTTCGATTCGGGGCTCTGGACCGAAGCCGCGGCGTTGCTGGAGGCGAACGGCTGGCTCGCCGATGACGCGTGGGTGTACGTCGAAGCGGGCGTCGCCGATGCGTGGACCGCACCCGCGCGCTGGCGCCTCCACCGGCAGCGCGATGCCGGGGCGGTGCGCGGCACGTTGTTCCGCGCCGGCGCTTCGCAGGCATGA
- a CDS encoding Translation elongation factor LepA produces MQQIRNFSIIAHVDHGKSTLADRIIQICGGLTEREMEAQVLDDNPIERERGITIKARSVSLPYTARDGKVYELNFIDTPGHVDFSYEVSRSLAACEGALLVVDAAQGVEAQSVANCYTAVEMGLEVVPVLNKIDLPTADIPKVKEEIEAVIGIHADDAVAISAKTGENVRDVLEAIVARIPPPKPRDTDKLQALIIDSWFDNYLGVVSLVRVMQGEIKPRDKLLVMSTGRAHEVEQVGVFTPKRTKTEKLGAGEVGFVCASIKEVHGAPVGDTLTSAADPAPKPLPGFQHMQPRVFAGLFPVSADDFPALREALDKLRLNDAALFFEPESSEAMGFGFRCGFLGMLHMEIVQERLEREYDLNLVTTAPTVMYEVLKTDGETMLLDNPAKLPASPMVQEIREPIIVADILTPPEYVGNVITLCEEKRGVQRSIQYLASQVRISYELPLAEVVLDFFDKLKSVSRGYASMDYHFERFEAGPFVRVDVLINGDRVDALSLIVHRAQADRRGRDLVERMRELIPRQMFDVAIQAAVGAQIIARSTVKALRKNVLAKCYGGDVSRKKKLLEKQKEGKKRMKQVGRVEIPQEAFLAVLRTDK; encoded by the coding sequence ATGCAGCAGATCCGCAACTTCTCCATCATCGCCCACGTCGATCACGGCAAGTCCACGCTGGCCGACCGCATCATCCAGATTTGCGGCGGACTGACCGAGCGCGAGATGGAAGCGCAGGTGCTCGACGACAACCCGATCGAGCGCGAGCGCGGCATCACCATCAAGGCGCGTTCGGTGTCGCTGCCGTACACCGCGCGCGACGGCAAGGTCTATGAATTGAATTTCATCGACACGCCGGGCCACGTCGATTTTTCCTACGAGGTCTCGCGCTCGCTGGCCGCGTGCGAAGGCGCGCTGCTGGTGGTGGATGCCGCGCAGGGCGTCGAGGCGCAGTCGGTCGCGAACTGCTACACCGCGGTCGAGATGGGCCTGGAAGTGGTGCCGGTGCTCAACAAGATCGACCTGCCCACCGCCGACATCCCGAAGGTGAAAGAAGAGATCGAGGCGGTGATCGGCATCCATGCCGACGATGCGGTCGCGATCAGCGCCAAGACCGGCGAGAACGTGCGCGACGTGCTGGAGGCGATCGTCGCGCGCATCCCGCCGCCCAAGCCGCGCGACACCGACAAGCTGCAGGCGCTGATCATCGATTCCTGGTTCGACAACTACCTCGGCGTGGTGTCGCTGGTGCGCGTGATGCAGGGCGAGATCAAGCCGCGCGACAAACTGCTGGTGATGTCCACCGGGCGCGCGCACGAGGTCGAGCAGGTCGGCGTGTTCACGCCCAAGCGCACGAAGACCGAAAAACTGGGCGCGGGCGAAGTCGGTTTCGTGTGCGCGTCGATCAAGGAAGTGCATGGCGCACCGGTCGGCGACACGCTGACTTCGGCGGCCGATCCGGCGCCCAAACCGTTGCCGGGTTTCCAGCACATGCAGCCGCGCGTGTTTGCGGGATTGTTTCCGGTGTCCGCGGACGATTTCCCCGCGCTGCGCGAGGCGCTGGACAAGCTGCGCCTCAACGACGCCGCGCTGTTCTTCGAGCCGGAATCGTCCGAAGCGATGGGTTTCGGTTTCCGCTGCGGCTTCCTCGGGATGCTGCACATGGAAATCGTGCAGGAGCGGCTGGAGCGCGAATACGATTTGAATCTCGTCACCACCGCGCCGACGGTGATGTACGAAGTCCTCAAAACCGACGGCGAGACGATGCTGCTGGACAACCCGGCCAAGCTGCCGGCCTCGCCGATGGTGCAGGAAATCCGCGAGCCGATCATCGTCGCCGACATCCTGACGCCGCCCGAGTACGTCGGCAACGTGATCACGCTGTGCGAGGAAAAGCGCGGCGTGCAGCGTTCCATCCAGTATCTCGCCAGCCAGGTGCGGATCAGCTACGAGCTGCCGCTGGCCGAAGTGGTGCTGGATTTCTTCGACAAATTGAAATCCGTCAGCCGTGGTTATGCCTCGATGGATTACCACTTCGAGCGTTTCGAGGCCGGCCCGTTCGTGCGCGTGGACGTGCTGATCAACGGCGACCGGGTGGACGCGCTCAGCCTGATCGTGCATCGTGCGCAGGCCGACCGGCGCGGCCGCGACCTGGTCGAACGCATGCGCGAACTGATTCCGCGCCAGATGTTCGACGTCGCGATCCAGGCCGCGGTCGGCGCGCAGATCATCGCGCGCTCGACGGTGAAGGCGTTGCGCAAGAACGTGCTGGCCAAGTGCTACGGCGGCGACGTTTCGCGCAAGAAGAAGCTGCTGGAGAAACAGAAGGAAGGCAAGAAACGCATGAAGCAGGTCGGCCGCGTGGAGATTCCGCAGGAAGCGTTTCTGGCAGTGTTGCGCACGGACAAGTGA
- a CDS encoding A/G-specific adenine glycosylase: MDGFARRLLDWYDLHGRHDLPWQDTPANRRTPYRVWVSEVMLQQTQVATVVPYFERFLAVLPEIRALAAADEDRVLALWSGLGYYRRACHLHAAARICATQHGGELPRDVDALAALPGIGRSTAGAILALAHGQRHAILDGNVKRVLARFHGQRGWPGERVVEHALWQHAEAHTPGTRVADYTQAIMDLGATVCTRANPRCDACPQARDCVALRNGLAVDIPAPRPARATPQRRSVFVVLRDRQDRVLLQRRPPQGVWPGLWSLPEAPDVNGARGYAARLAELDGTAAAVLPEIRHAFTHFKLLATPLEWRGVRAHPGIADDPGLRWCSPAELAALGVPAPVRKLLAR; encoded by the coding sequence ATGGATGGCTTCGCGCGTCGCCTGCTCGACTGGTACGACCTGCACGGCCGCCACGACCTGCCCTGGCAGGACACCCCCGCCAACCGGCGCACACCATATCGCGTGTGGGTTTCCGAGGTGATGCTGCAGCAGACCCAGGTCGCGACGGTGGTTCCGTATTTCGAACGTTTCCTCGCGGTGCTGCCGGAAATCCGTGCGCTGGCCGCAGCCGACGAGGATCGCGTGCTCGCGTTGTGGTCGGGCCTCGGCTATTACCGGCGCGCGTGCCACCTGCATGCGGCTGCGCGCATCTGCGCGACGCAACACGGCGGCGAACTGCCGCGCGATGTCGACGCGCTCGCCGCGCTGCCCGGCATCGGACGTTCCACCGCCGGCGCGATCCTCGCGCTGGCACACGGCCAACGCCACGCGATCCTCGACGGCAACGTCAAGCGCGTCCTAGCGCGCTTCCACGGCCAGCGCGGCTGGCCGGGCGAACGCGTGGTCGAGCACGCGCTGTGGCAGCACGCCGAAGCGCACACGCCGGGCACGCGCGTCGCCGATTACACGCAGGCGATCATGGATCTCGGCGCGACCGTCTGCACGCGCGCCAACCCGCGCTGCGATGCCTGCCCGCAGGCGCGCGATTGCGTCGCGCTTCGCAACGGACTCGCGGTGGACATTCCCGCACCGCGCCCCGCGCGCGCGACGCCGCAAAGACGATCCGTGTTCGTGGTGTTGCGCGACCGGCAGGATCGCGTCCTGCTGCAACGCCGTCCGCCGCAAGGCGTCTGGCCCGGCCTGTGGAGCCTGCCTGAAGCGCCCGATGTCAACGGCGCGCGCGGATACGCGGCGCGCCTCGCCGAACTCGACGGCACTGCCGCCGCGGTGCTGCCGGAAATCCGCCACGCCTTCACGCACTTCAAGCTGCTGGCGACGCCGCTGGAATGGCGCGGCGTGCGCGCGCATCCCGGCATCGCGGACGACCCCGGCCTGCGCTGGTGCTCGCCTGCCGAACTCGCAGCGCTCGGCGTACCCGCACCGGTGCGCAAGCTGCTGGCTCGCTGA
- a CDS encoding 6-carboxytetrahydropterin synthase QueD: protein MSEQLFNVWKEFRFDAAHRLDAGDDGDPRYRRVHGHSYQVEVWLRGPLTERGWVVDMGDLERRIGVARDALDHRMLNEVEGLGIPTMENIAAFVWKQLGDLPQLQRVVVKRGQSGEGCEYLGPG from the coding sequence ATGAGCGAACAGTTGTTCAACGTCTGGAAGGAATTCCGTTTCGACGCCGCCCACCGGCTCGACGCCGGCGACGACGGCGATCCGCGCTACCGCCGCGTGCACGGGCATTCCTATCAGGTCGAAGTGTGGCTGCGCGGTCCGCTGACCGAGCGCGGCTGGGTGGTGGACATGGGCGACCTGGAACGCCGCATCGGCGTTGCACGCGATGCGCTGGACCACCGCATGCTCAACGAGGTGGAAGGCCTCGGCATTCCGACCATGGAAAACATCGCCGCCTTCGTGTGGAAGCAGCTCGGCGACCTGCCGCAACTGCAGCGCGTGGTGGTCAAGCGCGGCCAGAGCGGCGAGGGCTGCGAATACCTCGGGCCGGGCTGA
- a CDS encoding Transcriptional regulator, LysR family produces the protein MISISPRQLEVFAAIAAAGSVRAAAERLHLTQPAASMALAELERHLDAPLFSRERGRLRLNERGRELLPLAQEVLDRLREVQRRAKGQPRELAGELRIGASNTVGNYRVGELLGDFVRAHARVALRLRVDNTRAIVSAVRAHELDVGCVEGPVAHADVEVRPWRRDALVVCAPPDHPLARRRRLRTADFTGARWILREPGSATRTLSERALAVLPAGETVLELGQIEAIKQAVIAGLGIACLPAVAVDDAVQAGRLKVLKTPFLDLERRLSLVLSRDKYRGALVKAFLGAVESARTPTA, from the coding sequence ATGATCAGCATCAGCCCGCGGCAACTGGAAGTGTTCGCGGCCATCGCGGCCGCCGGCAGTGTGCGCGCGGCGGCCGAACGTCTGCACCTCACCCAGCCGGCCGCCAGCATGGCGCTGGCGGAACTGGAACGACATCTGGATGCGCCGCTGTTCTCGCGCGAACGCGGCCGCCTGCGCCTCAACGAACGCGGCCGCGAACTGCTGCCGCTGGCGCAGGAAGTGCTGGATCGCCTGCGCGAAGTGCAGCGCCGCGCGAAGGGCCAGCCACGGGAACTGGCCGGCGAACTGCGGATCGGCGCCAGCAACACCGTCGGCAACTACCGGGTCGGCGAATTGCTGGGCGATTTCGTGCGCGCGCATGCGCGGGTCGCGCTGCGCCTGCGCGTGGACAACACCCGCGCGATCGTGTCCGCGGTGCGCGCGCACGAACTGGACGTCGGTTGCGTGGAAGGTCCGGTGGCGCATGCCGATGTCGAGGTGCGGCCGTGGCGGCGCGATGCGCTGGTGGTGTGCGCGCCGCCGGATCACCCGCTGGCGCGGCGGCGGCGCCTGCGCACGGCCGATTTCACCGGTGCGCGCTGGATCCTGCGCGAGCCGGGTTCGGCCACGCGGACCTTGAGCGAACGCGCCCTCGCCGTGCTGCCAGCCGGCGAAACGGTGCTGGAACTCGGCCAGATCGAGGCCATCAAGCAGGCCGTGATCGCGGGTCTCGGGATCGCCTGCCTGCCCGCGGTCGCGGTCGACGACGCCGTGCAGGCGGGACGCCTGAAGGTGTTGAAGACACCGTTCCTCGACCTCGAACGCCGTCTGTCGCTGGTGCTCAGCCGCGACAAGTACCGCGGCGCGCTGGTGAAGGCTTTTCTTGGCGCGGTGGAATCCGCCCGTACGCCTACTGCCTGA
- a CDS encoding Putative membrane protein YeiH has protein sequence MNSAAAAVLSSDTTASQGRLRARLWPGLLLSGVIALVATQLGRWLPLVGGPVFAIVLGVVVRNVATPPAACVPGIRFAGKQILQWSIVALGLGLSLTQVARTGFESLSVTLVTVSAAFLAAWLLGRALGIPSKLKLLIGVGTAICGGSAIAAVTPIVKADEHDTAFAISTIFLFNLVAVLAFPLLGHLLGLSDRGFGLWAGTAINDTSSVVAAGYSYSNAAGDFATIVKLTRATLILPVCLGLVLIEAWRHRRGDGFKLRRVFPWFILWFAVASAVRTAGWIPDAWHAGLHLAAEFLVVVALAAIGLSSDLRRMAATGWRPIALGFGVWAAVALSSLAVQFAAGQL, from the coding sequence ATGAACTCCGCCGCTGCCGCCGTCCTGTCTTCGGACACGACCGCCAGTCAAGGCCGGCTGCGCGCCCGCCTGTGGCCGGGCCTGTTGCTGTCCGGCGTGATCGCGCTGGTCGCGACGCAACTCGGCCGCTGGCTGCCGCTAGTGGGTGGACCGGTGTTCGCGATCGTGCTGGGCGTCGTGGTGCGCAACGTGGCGACGCCGCCCGCCGCCTGCGTGCCCGGCATCCGCTTCGCCGGCAAGCAGATCCTGCAATGGTCGATCGTGGCGCTGGGGCTCGGCCTCAGCCTGACCCAGGTGGCGCGCACCGGATTCGAATCGCTGTCGGTGACGCTGGTGACGGTGAGCGCGGCTTTCCTCGCCGCCTGGCTGCTCGGGCGCGCGCTGGGCATTCCCTCGAAACTGAAACTGCTGATCGGCGTCGGCACCGCGATCTGCGGCGGCTCGGCGATCGCCGCGGTCACGCCGATCGTCAAGGCCGACGAGCACGACACCGCGTTCGCGATCTCCACGATCTTCCTGTTCAACCTGGTCGCGGTGCTGGCGTTCCCCCTGCTCGGCCACTTGCTGGGCCTGAGCGACCGCGGTTTCGGCCTGTGGGCCGGCACCGCGATCAACGACACCTCCTCGGTGGTCGCCGCCGGCTACAGCTATTCGAATGCCGCGGGCGATTTCGCGACCATCGTCAAGCTGACCCGCGCCACGCTGATCCTGCCGGTGTGCCTGGGGCTGGTGCTGATCGAGGCGTGGCGCCATCGGCGCGGCGACGGCTTCAAGCTGCGCCGCGTGTTCCCGTGGTTCATCCTGTGGTTCGCGGTGGCATCGGCCGTGCGCACCGCCGGCTGGATTCCGGACGCGTGGCACGCAGGACTGCACCTCGCGGCGGAATTCCTGGTCGTGGTGGCGCTGGCCGCGATCGGCCTGTCGTCGGACCTGCGGCGCATGGCAGCGACCGGCTGGCGGCCGATCGCGCTGGGATTCGGCGTGTGGGCGGCGGTCGCACTCAGCAGCCTTGCGGTGCAATTCGCCGCAGGCCAGCTCTGA